A single genomic interval of Apis cerana isolate GH-2021 linkage group LG2, AcerK_1.0, whole genome shotgun sequence harbors:
- the LOC108002749 gene encoding proton channel OtopLc isoform X4 — translation MTGKLEKSFYRRWRANQSFWPGLPVALPSPASPSAVIVSPETLSRHSSSSPSRAHRPPQFALALPCSSQPISAVCYPAPTFLDVSEDRKWKKLGCDALASTFSALYGKLLVVMGIAFPMAEVISTYIPPSFYEGFYLYLYFGSMIFLVYMYATLLRDGKPKSKKRKDVCDLDSSRSSSGAGGDSDAADTTCPHVTTVRPAQHYGSFYLRMGAVAFGIGSMIYSGLEFGQYFELEQNTKCHNIMLALTPATRMAFIFIQMYFIFLNNEQMKVYRHRVVARFGLMHMIGTNLSVWLSVLVQETKHEILTFYNPENNSLRISHRLGAKSNLAVHNHYHHGEQHLRLPRGLKGPHHMFECRRTNIMGSLVQDASPFLFPCTIEYSLICAAILYVMWKNISKAAFSQPKTPPGSRHHAHAYRKSPHHYSVDCARAHKGLFVGILILVLTIISLILFFVLISRPELVSFAVTEVNVCELTLYGMSTMATLIGMFQMRKLRYDGNRNLELDNILLVAAQTGMFIYSTFTIIGAQFTLAKHTVLVLVTALASVVQTTFQTIFILDASRRSVATAKQIRRKPGREIVTFLLVTNLAMWAINTLEKSRAESHPVQLHFYGLWAWTIITHVSMPLAIFYRFHSTVCLCEVWKRAYKVKPTYM, via the exons ATGACggggaaattagaaaaatcgtTTTATCGACGATGGCGGGCTAACCAGAGCTT CTGGCCAGGATTGCCGGTTGCGCTGCCGTCACCGGCTTCACCGTCCGCGGTAATCGTTTCACCGGAAACGCTGTCTAGACACAGCAGCAGCTCACCCTCCCGCGCTCACCGGCCACCCCAGTTCGCCTTGGCTCTACCATGCTCCTCGCAACCGATCTCGGCGGTCTGCTATCCGGCGCCTACCTTCCTCGACGTCTCCGAGGACCGCAAGTGGAAGAAGCTCGGATG CGACGCCCTTGCGTCGACTTTTAGCGCTCTCTACGGGAAGCTGTTGGTCGTAATGGGAATCGCCTTTCCCATGGCCGAAGTAATATCCACCTACATACCGCCGTCGTTCTACGAAGGGTTCTACCTTTACCTCTACTTCGGCAGCATGATCTTCCTCGTCTACATGTACGCCACGTTGCTCCGCGATGGCAAACCGAAGTCAA agaaacgaaaggaCGTGTGCGACCTGGACTCGTCGCGCTCGTCGAGCGGCGCCGGTGGCGACAGCGACGCCGCGGACACCACGTGCCCCCACGTGACTACCGTCAGACCGGCCCAACACTACGGCAGCTTTTATCTGAGGATGGGCGCCGTTGCGTTCGGGATCGGTTCCATGATCTACTCGGGCCTCGAGTTCGGCCAGTACTTCGAGCTCGAGCAGAACACCAAGTGCCACAACATCATGCTCGCCCTCACGCCGGCCACCAGGATGGCGTTCATCTTCATAcagatgtattttatatttctcaacAACGAG CAAATGAAAGTTTATCGTCATCGGGTGGTGGCGCGCTTTGGACTGATGCACATGATCGGGACGAATCTGTCGGTCTGGTTGAGCGTCCTTGTACAGGAAACGAAACACGAGATTTTGACGTTCTACAACCCGGAGAACAACTCGTTAAGGATCTCCCACAGATTAG GCGCGAAGAGCAATCTCGCGGTGCACAACCACTACCACCACGGGGAACAACACCTGAGGCTTCCAAGGGGGCTTAAAGGGCCCCATCACATGTTCGAGTGTCGAAGAACGAACATAATGGGATCGTTAGTCCAGGACGCCAGCCCGTTCCTCTTCCCTTGCACGATCGAGTACAGCTTGATCTGCGCCGCGATCCTCTACGTGATGTGGAAGAACATATCCAAGGCTGCCTTCTCCCAGCCCAAGACTCCGCCCGGGTCCCGCCATCACGCGCACGCTTACAG GAAATCGCCCCACCATTACAGCGTGGACTGCGCCCGCGCCCACAAGGGCCTGTTCGTCGGCATCTTGATCCTGGTGCTGACGATCATCTCCCTGATCCTGTTCTTCGTCCTGATATCGCGTCCAGAATTGGTCAGCTTCGCCGTGACCGAGGTGAACGTGTGCGAATTGACCCTGTACGGGATGTCGACGATGGCAACGCTGATAGGGATGTTCCAGATGAGGAAGCTGCGCTACGACGGGAACAGGAACTTGGAATTGGACAACATTCTGTTGGTCGCTGCCCAGACGGGGATGTTCATCTACTCGACGTTCACGATAATCGGCGCCCAATTCACCCTTGCCAAGCACACGGTGCTGGTGCTGGTGACGGCCCTCGCGAGCGTCGTGCAGACAACCTTCCAGACCATCTTCATTCTGGACGCGTCGAGGCGATCCGTGGCAACCGCGAAGCAGATCAGAAGGAAGCCGGGAAGGGAGATCGTCACGTTCCTCCTTGTCACGAATCTGGCCATGTGGGCCATCAACACCCTGGAGAAGTCGAGGGCCGAGTCGCATCCGGTCCAGCTGCACTTCTACGGGCTCTGGGCGTGGACGATCATCACCCACGTCTCGATGCCGTTGGCGATATTCTACAGGTTCCACAGCACCGTCTGCTTGTGCGAGGTCTGGAAAAGAGCGTACAAGGTGAAACCTACCTACATGTGA
- the LOC108002749 gene encoding proton channel OtopLc isoform X8 — translation MRESWPGLPVALPSPASPSAVIVSPETLSRHSSSSPSRAHRPPQFALALPCSSQPISAVCYPAPTFLDVSEDRKWKKLGCDALASTFSALYGKLLVVMGIAFPMAEVISTYIPPSFYEGFYLYLYFGSMIFLVYMYATLLRDGKPKSKKRKDVCDLDSSRSSSGAGGDSDAADTTCPHVTTVRPAQHYGSFYLRMGAVAFGIGSMIYSGLEFGQYFELEQNTKCHNIMLALTPATRMAFIFIQMYFIFLNNEQMKVYRHRVVARFGLMHMIGTNLSVWLSVLVQETKHEILTFYNPENNSLRISHRLGAKSNLAVHNHYHHGEQHLRLPRGLKGPHHMFECRRTNIMGSLVQDASPFLFPCTIEYSLICAAILYVMWKNISKAAFSQPKTPPGSRHHAHAYRKSPHHYSVDCARAHKGLFVGILILVLTIISLILFFVLISRPELVSFAVTEVNVCELTLYGMSTMATLIGMFQMRKLRYDGNRNLELDNILLVAAQTGMFIYSTFTIIGAQFTLAKHTVLVLVTALASVVQTTFQTIFILDASRRSVATAKQIRRKPGREIVTFLLVTNLAMWAINTLEKSRAESHPVQLHFYGLWAWTIITHVSMPLAIFYRFHSTVCLCEVWKRAYKVKPTYM, via the exons CTGGCCAGGATTGCCGGTTGCGCTGCCGTCACCGGCTTCACCGTCCGCGGTAATCGTTTCACCGGAAACGCTGTCTAGACACAGCAGCAGCTCACCCTCCCGCGCTCACCGGCCACCCCAGTTCGCCTTGGCTCTACCATGCTCCTCGCAACCGATCTCGGCGGTCTGCTATCCGGCGCCTACCTTCCTCGACGTCTCCGAGGACCGCAAGTGGAAGAAGCTCGGATG CGACGCCCTTGCGTCGACTTTTAGCGCTCTCTACGGGAAGCTGTTGGTCGTAATGGGAATCGCCTTTCCCATGGCCGAAGTAATATCCACCTACATACCGCCGTCGTTCTACGAAGGGTTCTACCTTTACCTCTACTTCGGCAGCATGATCTTCCTCGTCTACATGTACGCCACGTTGCTCCGCGATGGCAAACCGAAGTCAA agaaacgaaaggaCGTGTGCGACCTGGACTCGTCGCGCTCGTCGAGCGGCGCCGGTGGCGACAGCGACGCCGCGGACACCACGTGCCCCCACGTGACTACCGTCAGACCGGCCCAACACTACGGCAGCTTTTATCTGAGGATGGGCGCCGTTGCGTTCGGGATCGGTTCCATGATCTACTCGGGCCTCGAGTTCGGCCAGTACTTCGAGCTCGAGCAGAACACCAAGTGCCACAACATCATGCTCGCCCTCACGCCGGCCACCAGGATGGCGTTCATCTTCATAcagatgtattttatatttctcaacAACGAG CAAATGAAAGTTTATCGTCATCGGGTGGTGGCGCGCTTTGGACTGATGCACATGATCGGGACGAATCTGTCGGTCTGGTTGAGCGTCCTTGTACAGGAAACGAAACACGAGATTTTGACGTTCTACAACCCGGAGAACAACTCGTTAAGGATCTCCCACAGATTAG GCGCGAAGAGCAATCTCGCGGTGCACAACCACTACCACCACGGGGAACAACACCTGAGGCTTCCAAGGGGGCTTAAAGGGCCCCATCACATGTTCGAGTGTCGAAGAACGAACATAATGGGATCGTTAGTCCAGGACGCCAGCCCGTTCCTCTTCCCTTGCACGATCGAGTACAGCTTGATCTGCGCCGCGATCCTCTACGTGATGTGGAAGAACATATCCAAGGCTGCCTTCTCCCAGCCCAAGACTCCGCCCGGGTCCCGCCATCACGCGCACGCTTACAG GAAATCGCCCCACCATTACAGCGTGGACTGCGCCCGCGCCCACAAGGGCCTGTTCGTCGGCATCTTGATCCTGGTGCTGACGATCATCTCCCTGATCCTGTTCTTCGTCCTGATATCGCGTCCAGAATTGGTCAGCTTCGCCGTGACCGAGGTGAACGTGTGCGAATTGACCCTGTACGGGATGTCGACGATGGCAACGCTGATAGGGATGTTCCAGATGAGGAAGCTGCGCTACGACGGGAACAGGAACTTGGAATTGGACAACATTCTGTTGGTCGCTGCCCAGACGGGGATGTTCATCTACTCGACGTTCACGATAATCGGCGCCCAATTCACCCTTGCCAAGCACACGGTGCTGGTGCTGGTGACGGCCCTCGCGAGCGTCGTGCAGACAACCTTCCAGACCATCTTCATTCTGGACGCGTCGAGGCGATCCGTGGCAACCGCGAAGCAGATCAGAAGGAAGCCGGGAAGGGAGATCGTCACGTTCCTCCTTGTCACGAATCTGGCCATGTGGGCCATCAACACCCTGGAGAAGTCGAGGGCCGAGTCGCATCCGGTCCAGCTGCACTTCTACGGGCTCTGGGCGTGGACGATCATCACCCACGTCTCGATGCCGTTGGCGATATTCTACAGGTTCCACAGCACCGTCTGCTTGTGCGAGGTCTGGAAAAGAGCGTACAAGGTGAAACCTACCTACATGTGA
- the LOC108002749 gene encoding proton channel OtopLc isoform X5, with translation MLIKETSLSWPGLPVALPSPASPSAVIVSPETLSRHSSSSPSRAHRPPQFALALPCSSQPISAVCYPAPTFLDVSEDRKWKKLGCDALASTFSALYGKLLVVMGIAFPMAEVISTYIPPSFYEGFYLYLYFGSMIFLVYMYATLLRDGKPKSKEKRKDVCDLDSSRSSSGAGGDSDAADTTCPHVTTVRPAQHYGSFYLRMGAVAFGIGSMIYSGLEFGQYFELEQNTKCHNIMLALTPATRMAFIFIQMYFIFLNNEQMKVYRHRVVARFGLMHMIGTNLSVWLSVLVQETKHEILTFYNPENNSLRISHRLGAKSNLAVHNHYHHGEQHLRLPRGLKGPHHMFECRRTNIMGSLVQDASPFLFPCTIEYSLICAAILYVMWKNISKAAFSQPKTPPGSRHHAHAYRKSPHHYSVDCARAHKGLFVGILILVLTIISLILFFVLISRPELVSFAVTEVNVCELTLYGMSTMATLIGMFQMRKLRYDGNRNLELDNILLVAAQTGMFIYSTFTIIGAQFTLAKHTVLVLVTALASVVQTTFQTIFILDASRRSVATAKQIRRKPGREIVTFLLVTNLAMWAINTLEKSRAESHPVQLHFYGLWAWTIITHVSMPLAIFYRFHSTVCLCEVWKRAYKVKPTYM, from the exons CTGGCCAGGATTGCCGGTTGCGCTGCCGTCACCGGCTTCACCGTCCGCGGTAATCGTTTCACCGGAAACGCTGTCTAGACACAGCAGCAGCTCACCCTCCCGCGCTCACCGGCCACCCCAGTTCGCCTTGGCTCTACCATGCTCCTCGCAACCGATCTCGGCGGTCTGCTATCCGGCGCCTACCTTCCTCGACGTCTCCGAGGACCGCAAGTGGAAGAAGCTCGGATG CGACGCCCTTGCGTCGACTTTTAGCGCTCTCTACGGGAAGCTGTTGGTCGTAATGGGAATCGCCTTTCCCATGGCCGAAGTAATATCCACCTACATACCGCCGTCGTTCTACGAAGGGTTCTACCTTTACCTCTACTTCGGCAGCATGATCTTCCTCGTCTACATGTACGCCACGTTGCTCCGCGATGGCAAACCGAAGTCAA aagagaaacgaaaggaCGTGTGCGACCTGGACTCGTCGCGCTCGTCGAGCGGCGCCGGTGGCGACAGCGACGCCGCGGACACCACGTGCCCCCACGTGACTACCGTCAGACCGGCCCAACACTACGGCAGCTTTTATCTGAGGATGGGCGCCGTTGCGTTCGGGATCGGTTCCATGATCTACTCGGGCCTCGAGTTCGGCCAGTACTTCGAGCTCGAGCAGAACACCAAGTGCCACAACATCATGCTCGCCCTCACGCCGGCCACCAGGATGGCGTTCATCTTCATAcagatgtattttatatttctcaacAACGAG CAAATGAAAGTTTATCGTCATCGGGTGGTGGCGCGCTTTGGACTGATGCACATGATCGGGACGAATCTGTCGGTCTGGTTGAGCGTCCTTGTACAGGAAACGAAACACGAGATTTTGACGTTCTACAACCCGGAGAACAACTCGTTAAGGATCTCCCACAGATTAG GCGCGAAGAGCAATCTCGCGGTGCACAACCACTACCACCACGGGGAACAACACCTGAGGCTTCCAAGGGGGCTTAAAGGGCCCCATCACATGTTCGAGTGTCGAAGAACGAACATAATGGGATCGTTAGTCCAGGACGCCAGCCCGTTCCTCTTCCCTTGCACGATCGAGTACAGCTTGATCTGCGCCGCGATCCTCTACGTGATGTGGAAGAACATATCCAAGGCTGCCTTCTCCCAGCCCAAGACTCCGCCCGGGTCCCGCCATCACGCGCACGCTTACAG GAAATCGCCCCACCATTACAGCGTGGACTGCGCCCGCGCCCACAAGGGCCTGTTCGTCGGCATCTTGATCCTGGTGCTGACGATCATCTCCCTGATCCTGTTCTTCGTCCTGATATCGCGTCCAGAATTGGTCAGCTTCGCCGTGACCGAGGTGAACGTGTGCGAATTGACCCTGTACGGGATGTCGACGATGGCAACGCTGATAGGGATGTTCCAGATGAGGAAGCTGCGCTACGACGGGAACAGGAACTTGGAATTGGACAACATTCTGTTGGTCGCTGCCCAGACGGGGATGTTCATCTACTCGACGTTCACGATAATCGGCGCCCAATTCACCCTTGCCAAGCACACGGTGCTGGTGCTGGTGACGGCCCTCGCGAGCGTCGTGCAGACAACCTTCCAGACCATCTTCATTCTGGACGCGTCGAGGCGATCCGTGGCAACCGCGAAGCAGATCAGAAGGAAGCCGGGAAGGGAGATCGTCACGTTCCTCCTTGTCACGAATCTGGCCATGTGGGCCATCAACACCCTGGAGAAGTCGAGGGCCGAGTCGCATCCGGTCCAGCTGCACTTCTACGGGCTCTGGGCGTGGACGATCATCACCCACGTCTCGATGCCGTTGGCGATATTCTACAGGTTCCACAGCACCGTCTGCTTGTGCGAGGTCTGGAAAAGAGCGTACAAGGTGAAACCTACCTACATGTGA
- the LOC108002749 gene encoding proton channel OtopLc isoform X6 produces MLIKETSLSWPGLPVALPSPASPSAVIVSPETLSRHSSSSPSRAHRPPQFALALPCSSQPISAVCYPAPTFLDVSEDRKWKKLGCDALASTFSALYGKLLVVMGIAFPMAEVISTYIPPSFYEGFYLYLYFGSMIFLVYMYATLLRDGKPKSKKRKDVCDLDSSRSSSGAGGDSDAADTTCPHVTTVRPAQHYGSFYLRMGAVAFGIGSMIYSGLEFGQYFELEQNTKCHNIMLALTPATRMAFIFIQMYFIFLNNEQMKVYRHRVVARFGLMHMIGTNLSVWLSVLVQETKHEILTFYNPENNSLRISHRLGAKSNLAVHNHYHHGEQHLRLPRGLKGPHHMFECRRTNIMGSLVQDASPFLFPCTIEYSLICAAILYVMWKNISKAAFSQPKTPPGSRHHAHAYRKSPHHYSVDCARAHKGLFVGILILVLTIISLILFFVLISRPELVSFAVTEVNVCELTLYGMSTMATLIGMFQMRKLRYDGNRNLELDNILLVAAQTGMFIYSTFTIIGAQFTLAKHTVLVLVTALASVVQTTFQTIFILDASRRSVATAKQIRRKPGREIVTFLLVTNLAMWAINTLEKSRAESHPVQLHFYGLWAWTIITHVSMPLAIFYRFHSTVCLCEVWKRAYKVKPTYM; encoded by the exons CTGGCCAGGATTGCCGGTTGCGCTGCCGTCACCGGCTTCACCGTCCGCGGTAATCGTTTCACCGGAAACGCTGTCTAGACACAGCAGCAGCTCACCCTCCCGCGCTCACCGGCCACCCCAGTTCGCCTTGGCTCTACCATGCTCCTCGCAACCGATCTCGGCGGTCTGCTATCCGGCGCCTACCTTCCTCGACGTCTCCGAGGACCGCAAGTGGAAGAAGCTCGGATG CGACGCCCTTGCGTCGACTTTTAGCGCTCTCTACGGGAAGCTGTTGGTCGTAATGGGAATCGCCTTTCCCATGGCCGAAGTAATATCCACCTACATACCGCCGTCGTTCTACGAAGGGTTCTACCTTTACCTCTACTTCGGCAGCATGATCTTCCTCGTCTACATGTACGCCACGTTGCTCCGCGATGGCAAACCGAAGTCAA agaaacgaaaggaCGTGTGCGACCTGGACTCGTCGCGCTCGTCGAGCGGCGCCGGTGGCGACAGCGACGCCGCGGACACCACGTGCCCCCACGTGACTACCGTCAGACCGGCCCAACACTACGGCAGCTTTTATCTGAGGATGGGCGCCGTTGCGTTCGGGATCGGTTCCATGATCTACTCGGGCCTCGAGTTCGGCCAGTACTTCGAGCTCGAGCAGAACACCAAGTGCCACAACATCATGCTCGCCCTCACGCCGGCCACCAGGATGGCGTTCATCTTCATAcagatgtattttatatttctcaacAACGAG CAAATGAAAGTTTATCGTCATCGGGTGGTGGCGCGCTTTGGACTGATGCACATGATCGGGACGAATCTGTCGGTCTGGTTGAGCGTCCTTGTACAGGAAACGAAACACGAGATTTTGACGTTCTACAACCCGGAGAACAACTCGTTAAGGATCTCCCACAGATTAG GCGCGAAGAGCAATCTCGCGGTGCACAACCACTACCACCACGGGGAACAACACCTGAGGCTTCCAAGGGGGCTTAAAGGGCCCCATCACATGTTCGAGTGTCGAAGAACGAACATAATGGGATCGTTAGTCCAGGACGCCAGCCCGTTCCTCTTCCCTTGCACGATCGAGTACAGCTTGATCTGCGCCGCGATCCTCTACGTGATGTGGAAGAACATATCCAAGGCTGCCTTCTCCCAGCCCAAGACTCCGCCCGGGTCCCGCCATCACGCGCACGCTTACAG GAAATCGCCCCACCATTACAGCGTGGACTGCGCCCGCGCCCACAAGGGCCTGTTCGTCGGCATCTTGATCCTGGTGCTGACGATCATCTCCCTGATCCTGTTCTTCGTCCTGATATCGCGTCCAGAATTGGTCAGCTTCGCCGTGACCGAGGTGAACGTGTGCGAATTGACCCTGTACGGGATGTCGACGATGGCAACGCTGATAGGGATGTTCCAGATGAGGAAGCTGCGCTACGACGGGAACAGGAACTTGGAATTGGACAACATTCTGTTGGTCGCTGCCCAGACGGGGATGTTCATCTACTCGACGTTCACGATAATCGGCGCCCAATTCACCCTTGCCAAGCACACGGTGCTGGTGCTGGTGACGGCCCTCGCGAGCGTCGTGCAGACAACCTTCCAGACCATCTTCATTCTGGACGCGTCGAGGCGATCCGTGGCAACCGCGAAGCAGATCAGAAGGAAGCCGGGAAGGGAGATCGTCACGTTCCTCCTTGTCACGAATCTGGCCATGTGGGCCATCAACACCCTGGAGAAGTCGAGGGCCGAGTCGCATCCGGTCCAGCTGCACTTCTACGGGCTCTGGGCGTGGACGATCATCACCCACGTCTCGATGCCGTTGGCGATATTCTACAGGTTCCACAGCACCGTCTGCTTGTGCGAGGTCTGGAAAAGAGCGTACAAGGTGAAACCTACCTACATGTGA
- the LOC108002749 gene encoding proton channel OtopLc isoform X3 — protein MTGKLEKSFYRRWRANQSFWPGLPVALPSPASPSAVIVSPETLSRHSSSSPSRAHRPPQFALALPCSSQPISAVCYPAPTFLDVSEDRKWKKLGCDALASTFSALYGKLLVVMGIAFPMAEVISTYIPPSFYEGFYLYLYFGSMIFLVYMYATLLRDGKPKSKEKRKDVCDLDSSRSSSGAGGDSDAADTTCPHVTTVRPAQHYGSFYLRMGAVAFGIGSMIYSGLEFGQYFELEQNTKCHNIMLALTPATRMAFIFIQMYFIFLNNEQMKVYRHRVVARFGLMHMIGTNLSVWLSVLVQETKHEILTFYNPENNSLRISHRLGAKSNLAVHNHYHHGEQHLRLPRGLKGPHHMFECRRTNIMGSLVQDASPFLFPCTIEYSLICAAILYVMWKNISKAAFSQPKTPPGSRHHAHAYRKSPHHYSVDCARAHKGLFVGILILVLTIISLILFFVLISRPELVSFAVTEVNVCELTLYGMSTMATLIGMFQMRKLRYDGNRNLELDNILLVAAQTGMFIYSTFTIIGAQFTLAKHTVLVLVTALASVVQTTFQTIFILDASRRSVATAKQIRRKPGREIVTFLLVTNLAMWAINTLEKSRAESHPVQLHFYGLWAWTIITHVSMPLAIFYRFHSTVCLCEVWKRAYKVKPTYM, from the exons ATGACggggaaattagaaaaatcgtTTTATCGACGATGGCGGGCTAACCAGAGCTT CTGGCCAGGATTGCCGGTTGCGCTGCCGTCACCGGCTTCACCGTCCGCGGTAATCGTTTCACCGGAAACGCTGTCTAGACACAGCAGCAGCTCACCCTCCCGCGCTCACCGGCCACCCCAGTTCGCCTTGGCTCTACCATGCTCCTCGCAACCGATCTCGGCGGTCTGCTATCCGGCGCCTACCTTCCTCGACGTCTCCGAGGACCGCAAGTGGAAGAAGCTCGGATG CGACGCCCTTGCGTCGACTTTTAGCGCTCTCTACGGGAAGCTGTTGGTCGTAATGGGAATCGCCTTTCCCATGGCCGAAGTAATATCCACCTACATACCGCCGTCGTTCTACGAAGGGTTCTACCTTTACCTCTACTTCGGCAGCATGATCTTCCTCGTCTACATGTACGCCACGTTGCTCCGCGATGGCAAACCGAAGTCAA aagagaaacgaaaggaCGTGTGCGACCTGGACTCGTCGCGCTCGTCGAGCGGCGCCGGTGGCGACAGCGACGCCGCGGACACCACGTGCCCCCACGTGACTACCGTCAGACCGGCCCAACACTACGGCAGCTTTTATCTGAGGATGGGCGCCGTTGCGTTCGGGATCGGTTCCATGATCTACTCGGGCCTCGAGTTCGGCCAGTACTTCGAGCTCGAGCAGAACACCAAGTGCCACAACATCATGCTCGCCCTCACGCCGGCCACCAGGATGGCGTTCATCTTCATAcagatgtattttatatttctcaacAACGAG CAAATGAAAGTTTATCGTCATCGGGTGGTGGCGCGCTTTGGACTGATGCACATGATCGGGACGAATCTGTCGGTCTGGTTGAGCGTCCTTGTACAGGAAACGAAACACGAGATTTTGACGTTCTACAACCCGGAGAACAACTCGTTAAGGATCTCCCACAGATTAG GCGCGAAGAGCAATCTCGCGGTGCACAACCACTACCACCACGGGGAACAACACCTGAGGCTTCCAAGGGGGCTTAAAGGGCCCCATCACATGTTCGAGTGTCGAAGAACGAACATAATGGGATCGTTAGTCCAGGACGCCAGCCCGTTCCTCTTCCCTTGCACGATCGAGTACAGCTTGATCTGCGCCGCGATCCTCTACGTGATGTGGAAGAACATATCCAAGGCTGCCTTCTCCCAGCCCAAGACTCCGCCCGGGTCCCGCCATCACGCGCACGCTTACAG GAAATCGCCCCACCATTACAGCGTGGACTGCGCCCGCGCCCACAAGGGCCTGTTCGTCGGCATCTTGATCCTGGTGCTGACGATCATCTCCCTGATCCTGTTCTTCGTCCTGATATCGCGTCCAGAATTGGTCAGCTTCGCCGTGACCGAGGTGAACGTGTGCGAATTGACCCTGTACGGGATGTCGACGATGGCAACGCTGATAGGGATGTTCCAGATGAGGAAGCTGCGCTACGACGGGAACAGGAACTTGGAATTGGACAACATTCTGTTGGTCGCTGCCCAGACGGGGATGTTCATCTACTCGACGTTCACGATAATCGGCGCCCAATTCACCCTTGCCAAGCACACGGTGCTGGTGCTGGTGACGGCCCTCGCGAGCGTCGTGCAGACAACCTTCCAGACCATCTTCATTCTGGACGCGTCGAGGCGATCCGTGGCAACCGCGAAGCAGATCAGAAGGAAGCCGGGAAGGGAGATCGTCACGTTCCTCCTTGTCACGAATCTGGCCATGTGGGCCATCAACACCCTGGAGAAGTCGAGGGCCGAGTCGCATCCGGTCCAGCTGCACTTCTACGGGCTCTGGGCGTGGACGATCATCACCCACGTCTCGATGCCGTTGGCGATATTCTACAGGTTCCACAGCACCGTCTGCTTGTGCGAGGTCTGGAAAAGAGCGTACAAGGTGAAACCTACCTACATGTGA